The Alkalibacter rhizosphaerae genomic sequence GACTCTTATCACCTGCTGGAGCTTTTTCATGGACCGACCCTTGCTTTCAAGGATGTGGCCCTCAGCATGCTTCCCCATCTGATGACCGGTTCTGCATCCATACAAGGAGTAAAAGACGAGATCGTAGTATTGACTGCGACTTCCGGTGATACTGGCAAAGCTGCCTTGGAAGGCTTCTCCGATGTGAAAGGTACCAGGGTCGTCGTTTTCTATCCAAAAGATGGTGTCAGCACGATCCAAAAGAAGCAGATGACCACACAAAAGGGTGATAACGTTCACGTCGTCGCCATCGACGGCAATTTTGATGATGCCCAAAACGGAGTTAAGTCCATCTTCAGCGATAAAGAATTCAATGAAACCTTAAAAAAGAAAAATCACCTTCTATCATCTGCCAATTCCATCAACATCGGACGTTTGGTGCCGCAGATCGTCTATTATTTTGCATCATATAGTCAAGCGGTACAGGAAAATCAAATCTCCCTTGGCGATCCCATCAATTTCGTGGTCCCTACTGGGAATTTTGGAAACATTCTGGCTGGTTACTATGCAAAGCAAATGGGTCTTCCCATTAAAAAATTGATTTGCGCTTCCAATGAAAACAACGTTCTTTACGACTTTTTCGCTACTGGAAAATACAACAAGAACCGACCCTTTATTTTGACAAGCTCCCCTTCCATGGATATTTTGATATCCAGCAATTTCGAGCGTTTGCTCTATCACGTTTCACAAGGCGACAGCCAGTTCATCAACGATGCCATGAAGGATCTTTCAACGAAAGGGACGTACGAAGTCACTCCTTCCATGAAAAAGGCCATCGATGAAGACTTTTTCGGCGGCTATTGCACGGAAGAAGAAACAGGAGCCACCATTCAGAAGATCTATGGCCAATTCGGCTATGTTTTGGATCCTCACACGGCAGTAGCTGTAAAAGTATATGACGATTATGTCAAGGAAACGGGAGACGATACCCATTCCGTCATTTTGTCCACCGCCAGTCCCTTTAAATTTACGAAATCAGTGTACGAAGCCATTTTCGGCAGTTCTTCGGAAGACGACATTGCCCTGATCTCCAAGCTCGCAAAAAAGACGGACTTGATCATACCTGCAGACCTTCTTCAAATGTGCGAAAGCGATGATCGCCACACATCAGTCTGTGGAAAGGAAGACATGAAAAACTGTGTCAATGAAATATTGTCATGAAACGCCAACACCAACGCGTATCGGTTACCGTACCAGCCTCATCGGCAAATATCGGACCTGGTTTTGATGCACTAGGCCTGGCCTTTCAACTGTACAACCGCTTTACATTGGAAACCACCGATACCTTATCCTTTATTGGTTGTGCGGATCAATATCAAAATAAGGACAACACAGTTTACCAGGCAGCACAATTTTTATTCAAAAGACATGCAAATGATCCTGCATTCGAACAGCCCCTGACCATTACTTTCGATACAGCCATACCCACAGGTCGAGGTCTGGGCAGCAGTGCTTCCTGCATAGTCGGGGGGCTCGC encodes the following:
- the thrC gene encoding threonine synthase — translated: MKYISTRSNQTALPSEAVLKGIASDGGLFVPEIFPSVPLSTLVHKSYQDLCFEIMSPYFDEFPEEELVSYIQQAYAKFLSPRVTPTVSFDSYHLLELFHGPTLAFKDVALSMLPHLMTGSASIQGVKDEIVVLTATSGDTGKAALEGFSDVKGTRVVVFYPKDGVSTIQKKQMTTQKGDNVHVVAIDGNFDDAQNGVKSIFSDKEFNETLKKKNHLLSSANSINIGRLVPQIVYYFASYSQAVQENQISLGDPINFVVPTGNFGNILAGYYAKQMGLPIKKLICASNENNVLYDFFATGKYNKNRPFILTSSPSMDILISSNFERLLYHVSQGDSQFINDAMKDLSTKGTYEVTPSMKKAIDEDFFGGYCTEEETGATIQKIYGQFGYVLDPHTAVAVKVYDDYVKETGDDTHSVILSTASPFKFTKSVYEAIFGSSSEDDIALISKLAKKTDLIIPADLLQMCESDDRHTSVCGKEDMKNCVNEILS